The Flavobacterium sp. 123 genome contains a region encoding:
- the rplS gene encoding 50S ribosomal protein L19, giving the protein MADLLKFVQDEFVTRKDFPVFGAGDTITVYYEIKEGEKTRTQFFKGVVIQRRGSGNTETFTIRKMSGAVGVERIFPVNLPALQKIEINKKGAVRRARIFYFRELTGKKAKIRDKRR; this is encoded by the coding sequence ATGGCAGATTTATTGAAATTCGTTCAAGACGAATTTGTAACAAGAAAAGATTTCCCTGTATTCGGAGCTGGAGACACAATCACAGTTTACTACGAAATTAAAGAGGGTGAAAAAACAAGAACTCAGTTTTTTAAAGGAGTTGTTATTCAAAGAAGAGGTTCTGGAAACACAGAAACTTTCACAATTCGTAAAATGTCAGGTGCAGTTGGAGTTGAGCGTATCTTCCCAGTTAACTTGCCAGCTTTACAAAAAATTGAAATCAACAAAAAAGGTGCTGTACGTAGAGCTAGAATTTTCTACTTTAGAGAACTTACTGGTAAAAAAGCAAAAATTAGAGACAAAAGAAGATAG
- a CDS encoding NADP-dependent isocitrate dehydrogenase: MTQKSKIFYTLTDEAPLLATYSFLPIVQAFTSTSDIEIETRDISLAGRILANFPEFLTEDQKTGDALSELGQLANTPEANIIKLPNVSASVPQLKAAIAELQSHGYALPNFPEEPKNDDEIAIKGKYSKILGSAVNPVLREGNSDRRAPKAVKNYAKANPHSMGAWSSDSKTRVAAMESGDFYGSEKSITVSNPTDVKIEFVAKDGSVTVLKASTPLKAGEIIDSSVMNVNALKSFVAKTIAEAKEKNVLLSVHLKATMMKVSDPIIFGAIVEVYFAAVFEKYATLFNELNIDTRNGLGDVYAKIAGNPKQAEVEAALNQAIENGPALAMVNSEKGITNLHVPSDVIVDASMPAMIRTSGQMYNKEGKRQDTIAIIPDRCYAGVYTATIDFCKKHGAFDPTTMGSVPNVGLMAQKAEEYGSHDKTFQIQGDGKVRVVDTNGTVLMEQTVEAKDIFRMCQAKDAPIQDWVKLAVNRARLSSTPAVFWLDENRAHDRELIEKVTKYLKDHDTTGLDIRILNPIEATNFTLERIIKGLDTISVTGNVLRDYLTDLFPILEVGTSAKMLSIVPLMNGGGLFETGAGGSAPKHVEQFLEEGYLRWDSLGEFLALGASLEHLGQTLNNSKAIVLAETLDVATEKFLANDKSPARKIGQIDIRGSHFYLAMYWAEALAAQSKEPALQTIFAPIAAAFNENEAKINEELIGAQGKPQTIGGYYQPNPELTSKAMRPSGTFNAILAKIA; encoded by the coding sequence ATGACACAAAAATCAAAAATTTTTTACACGCTTACAGATGAGGCACCTCTATTGGCAACTTATTCTTTTTTACCTATTGTACAAGCCTTTACATCAACTTCAGATATTGAAATTGAAACTAGAGATATTTCTCTTGCAGGAAGAATTTTAGCAAATTTTCCTGAATTTTTGACTGAAGATCAAAAAACAGGAGATGCTTTATCAGAACTTGGACAATTAGCAAATACTCCAGAAGCAAACATTATAAAATTACCTAACGTATCTGCCTCAGTTCCACAATTGAAAGCAGCTATTGCAGAATTACAATCTCACGGTTATGCATTACCAAATTTCCCTGAAGAACCAAAGAATGATGATGAAATAGCCATTAAAGGGAAATATTCTAAAATTTTAGGTTCAGCTGTTAATCCAGTTTTACGTGAAGGAAACTCTGATCGTAGAGCACCAAAAGCAGTTAAAAATTACGCCAAAGCAAACCCACACTCTATGGGAGCTTGGTCATCTGACTCAAAAACTCGGGTTGCAGCTATGGAAAGTGGCGATTTTTACGGAAGTGAAAAATCAATCACTGTTTCAAATCCTACCGATGTAAAAATAGAATTTGTAGCAAAAGATGGTTCAGTTACCGTTTTGAAAGCAAGTACTCCATTGAAAGCTGGGGAAATTATTGATAGCTCAGTAATGAATGTAAATGCTTTGAAAAGTTTTGTTGCTAAAACAATAGCCGAAGCCAAAGAGAAAAATGTATTGCTTTCAGTGCATCTTAAAGCAACTATGATGAAGGTGTCTGATCCAATTATCTTTGGTGCTATAGTAGAAGTATATTTCGCAGCTGTTTTTGAAAAATATGCTACTTTATTTAATGAGTTAAACATTGATACTAGAAATGGTTTAGGTGATGTTTACGCTAAAATAGCAGGAAACCCAAAACAAGCTGAAGTAGAAGCGGCATTGAATCAAGCAATTGAAAACGGTCCTGCATTAGCAATGGTAAACTCTGAAAAAGGAATTACTAATCTTCATGTCCCTTCAGATGTAATTGTGGATGCTTCAATGCCTGCAATGATTCGTACTTCTGGACAGATGTACAACAAAGAAGGAAAAAGACAAGATACAATAGCAATTATTCCAGACAGATGTTATGCTGGCGTATATACTGCTACAATTGATTTTTGTAAAAAACATGGTGCTTTTGACCCAACTACTATGGGAAGTGTTCCAAACGTAGGTTTGATGGCACAAAAAGCAGAAGAATACGGTTCTCATGATAAAACATTCCAAATTCAAGGAGATGGTAAAGTTCGTGTAGTAGATACTAACGGAACTGTTTTGATGGAACAAACTGTTGAAGCTAAAGATATCTTCAGAATGTGTCAAGCGAAGGATGCTCCTATTCAAGACTGGGTTAAGCTAGCTGTAAATAGAGCTCGTTTATCAAGTACTCCTGCTGTTTTCTGGTTAGATGAAAACAGAGCACACGATAGAGAATTAATCGAAAAAGTAACAAAATATTTAAAAGATCACGATACTACAGGTTTAGATATCAGAATTCTTAATCCAATTGAAGCTACAAACTTCACTTTAGAAAGAATTATCAAAGGATTAGATACAATCTCTGTAACAGGAAACGTATTACGTGATTATTTAACTGATTTATTTCCTATTTTAGAAGTAGGAACTTCTGCAAAAATGCTTTCTATTGTTCCTTTGATGAATGGTGGAGGTTTATTTGAAACTGGCGCAGGTGGATCAGCTCCTAAACACGTAGAGCAATTTTTAGAAGAAGGATATTTAAGATGGGATTCACTTGGAGAATTCTTAGCACTAGGAGCGTCTTTAGAACATTTAGGACAAACGTTGAACAATTCAAAAGCAATTGTTTTAGCAGAAACTTTGGATGTTGCTACGGAGAAATTCTTAGCAAATGATAAATCTCCAGCACGTAAAATTGGACAAATCGATATTCGTGGTTCTCATTTTTACTTGGCTATGTATTGGGCAGAAGCATTAGCAGCTCAAAGCAAAGAGCCTGCTTTACAAACTATATTTGCTCCTATTGCAGCAGCATTTAACGAAAATGAAGCTAAAATAAATGAGGAATTAATTGGAGCACAAGGGAAACCTCAAACTATCGGTGGTTATTACCAACCAAATCCAGAATTAACTAGCAAAGCAATGCGTCCAAGCGGAACATTCAATGCTATATTAGCTAAAATCGCATAA